The region GAACCGCAATTCCCAGCATGCACTTCTTCCATGATGGTGGTAGATTCCCCCTGATCTACACAAAGCATGTTTTGTCCATCAAAAGATCGTCGATAGAGACATCCTGCCACAACCACATAGCTAGTGGCAAACTGACGGAGAGCGCGACGCACTTTCTTCTGAAAGTTGGCAGGATATTCCCCCCTTTCGATATATTATTGGATGGGCTTGAACCAAGGCTTACTTGAGATATTAGTGTTAGCGACCACTAATTTCTCATAGACGCGATTGCACCTCTGTTGGATTTTGAGTGGCTTGATCTTGATTCCTTCGGGAATCTGAGTCATTGCCGCGAGAGTTGCAAGGGCGTCAGCGAAACGATTCTGACTCCTTGGAGTATGAATGAAAACAACACTTTCGAATTTGGCGATTAAACGCATGAGGAAAGAATGATAAGGTTTAAAATTGCCGCCTTTGACCTGCCAATCTCCATTGGCTTGTGAGATTATAAGATTCGAGTCTCCAATAACCTCCAATCTGCTAATCCTCTTCTAGCTGGCTAACTTGATCCCAACAATGCACGCTTCGTACTCAGCTTCGTTGTTGGTGACACTATAACTCAACTTAACAGAAGTAGGATTATACGTGCCAGTAGGATCGATCAAAAGGATACCAATGTCATAACCCTGTCTGTCCGACGCGCCATCGAACATTAACTTCCACGTTTCGGATTGAACAACCATGATCTCATCATCTGGAAAGACCATCTCTTCGTCATCGTCTCCAATGGTGATTGGTTGATCAGCCAGGAAATCAGCCACTATGCTCCGCTTGATTGACTTTTGCACTGTATATGTGATGTCATATtctgaaatcatcatcatccacttagcaAGATGCGGCGAAAGAAGAGTTCTTTGAAACAAGAAACGAATAGGATCGAGTCTTGACACTAGCTTGATTgggtgggcttgcatgtagtgGCGTAACCTTTTCGTTACCCAGGCTAACGCCCAACAGACTTTTTCCACGGAAGAATAGTTCAACTAGTAACCAGTCATCCTTTTGCTGAGGTAGTAGATGGCCACCTCCTCTTTGTTCTCGTTCTCTTGGGCCAACATGCTTCCCATGGATGATTCGGTGACGGTGAGATAAAGAATCAAAGGAACTCCTGGCCTCGGAAACATGAGGATAGGAGGGGATTGCAAATATGCTTTCACCTTATCAAAGGCGTGTTGACAAGCGTCACTCCAGACGAATTTTTGATCATTCTTCAGAAGCTTGAAGAGAGGATCGCAAGTGGAAGTGAGTTTACTGATAAAGCGACTAATGTACTGGATTTTCCCGAGAAAACCTCGAACTTCTCGCTCGTTCCGGGGTGTTGGCATGGCCGTGATGGCTGCAATTTTGCTAGGGTCGACTTCTATTCCTCTCTGAGTAATTAGAAATCCCAGCATCTTACCGGCGGTGACACCGAACGTGCATTTCTTTGGATTTAAACGAAGATGGTACTTCCGAATCCTCTAAAGGAACTTCTCTAGGTTTACCATGTGTCCCGCTTGATTCCTggatttgacaatcatatcatcGACGTAGACTTCgacttccttgtggatcatgtcgTGGAGAATAGTGGTGGCAGCCCTCTAATACGTGGCTCCAGCGTTCTTCAGCCCGAAGGGCATCACACGGTAGCAGAAGGTGTAAACTTCAGTGATGAAAATAGTATTTTCTTTGTCCTCAGGCGCCATCAAGACCTGATTATAACCCAAAAAACcatccatgaatgataggagcTCGTGACCAGCCGCGTGGTCAACCAACACATCAATGTGTGGGAGTGGGAAATTGTCTTTGGGGCTAGTTTTGTTGAGATCACGGTAGTCCACGCACACACGGACTTTTCCATCTTTCTTAGCCACGGAGACCACATTGGCGACCCATTCTGGATATTCGACAACATCTAAAAAGCCGGCTTCCAATTGTTTCTGCACCTCTTCCTTAATCTTGTCGACCATGTCGGGTTTCATACGCCGGAGCTTCTGCTTGACAGGCTTGGCATCCGGGTTCAACGGAATACGATGTTGGACAATTTCGGGGTCAATGCCCGGCATGTCTTTATAGGACCATGCAAAGACGTCTTTGTTAAGCTTCAACAACTCAACTAGATGATGACGCTCGTTTTCATCTAGGCTTTGGCCTATCAAGACAATTTGTGGATCCTCTCccgaattcaaattaatttcaatagtTTCTTCTGCAGAAGAgacttgattttctttttctaaaaatcatttcatttcaAACGGAAAATCGTTATTAACAAACATATCATTTGAATTCAAAGTAGCATCATGCATTGCTTTAAAATGGACATTAGAATCCTCAACAGCAACATCCGACTCGGAAACGAAAGGAGAAGGAGAATCAACTAGAGTTTTAACAAGATTTGGAAGGGAAGtagaaagagaagatgaagcAGCAGAAAAAGACTCTTTCTTAGTGAACTTCTCAGATATAACTTCCTCAACTATGGTTTTCCTAGTGTCAAAGACACGCGCCCATGTGGACCTGGAGATCGACTTGGATGCGGGTGTAACCTCCTCATTATCGCTTGAATCATCCAAGTCAGAAAATATTAGTATGTCGGGGCTGGCCTCCATCGAGCAAGACCCTGTTGTACTCTTTGATCGCTCTCGACTTTGCGTGGACATCTCTAGTTCTCAGAAGAGCTCCTTGAGTCCTCCCATGTAGTCTGGCTCTTCTCTCCTGGACTGTCCACTAGATAGAATGAAAACATCAGGTTGGAGAAAACAATCAGAGAATATCTCGAGTCCCGGAAAACATTTTTGTTCCACAGGGCAAAAGAAAGGTTCCGGAAACCCACAAAACGGTGTATTCTCGCCTGACTTGACAAAGCGACCATTCAAAGATGCCTTAGACAAAGCAAGTGAATGATTATGTTTAGATTTTTTCTTTTGGGTACAGACGTACCCTAAACCCATTTTATCATTTCCCATAAAGAAATAGGGGTCTTACTACCCGTCCCATATGGGCCTAAACCCATACCGGGAAAGTAGTTCATCTTATACATCATGTTTAAAATGGGTGGCCCAAAAATGTGATAATCTAGTTCATGTAAAAAGGTACCTGAATCCTCGATCACGTTAATCTGAAACTCATTGAGTTCCACTTCTTGAGTGATATGCGACGAAGTCATTCCGACGGTTGTGCAGTTCTCCCCATTCACCACAATGGTTTGCCACTGATGCATGAATTTCAGCTTTTGATGCAACGTCGAAGCAACAGCCTTGGCCTGGTGCAACCAAGGCCTTCCGAGGATCAGATTGTAAGAGAGTTGTATATTAAGCACCATAAACTCTATCTCAAACGGGATATTAGCTATTTTGATGATAGTTTTGAGGTTTCCCATGACTTCACGCTCAGAGCTATCAAAGCCTCGCACGCACAAGTCAAAGGGAAGAAGACGATCTTTTGTGACTCCAATCCTTGCTAGGGTGCGCCATGGGCAAATATTTAGGGCCGACCCATTATCAATCAAAGACATAGGTACAACATTCCCTTCAAGATAGATAGAAATGTATAGGGCTTTAGCATGACTAGAGCCCCAAGATGGGAGATCGGAGTCATCAAAAGTGATAGTGCAGCATGACGCATGCGCAGACATCATAGCAACAACTTCCACAAGGGTGTTATTGAATGATACAGATTTCTTGCTTAATTCGGATAATAACGCCTGACGATGATCTATAGAATACATCAATAGCTCCCAAAGAGAGATGTTAGCATTGGTTTTCTTGAGCTGAGCTAAGATACTGTTGGGAGGAGAGACTTGTGCGGTCGCATTTATTGGCCTTCGGACGTCTTCTTCCTTTTCTGCTTCTTTCTGTTTGTTAGCATCTATGGCTTTCATGAAAGGAGCCCTGTAGCCGACGCCGGACCTGTTGAGGTTGACACTTGCATCTTCTCTCGGCAAGTTGTTATTCGTTGATAGAATCACTCAAGGACGGGAGACTTTATTAGATCGGACGGGTAGCTTTTCAGATAGGAGAAACAAGGATGAAGCGTCAGCATCAGAAGCATTAGACAATTTTGGCACCACTTCCCATGCACGGGGCCCTACCGTTGCAGAGATGACCGGGGTAACTTTCTCAGCGGCGTAATCCCATGGGACAGCACTTGCGGCGctaaccttcttcttcttttgcttAGCATTAGATGACACCATCGCAATTTCCATAGGGTCAACATGAATGAGGGAAAGAAGGAAATAAGTAGAGAATGAGTCTTCAAAAGTTTCAATGACATTGACCCCGTGATTAGGAAGGGGGTTCTTTACAACGTTAGGCTTAGCCATGATCCCTGCATTGATTAAGTCTTGCAATTTAGCTCTCATGGCATAACAATGGTTTGTTTCGTGACCGTGGGCCTGATGGTATTCACAAAAGTCTTTCGAGTGCTTTCCAGCAATTTCCCTTCTAGGCCGAGGAGTCAACGGGGTGACGAGTTTTTGGGACACCACTACCTCTAGAGCTTTACTGAGAGGCATGCCTAGATCATCATATTGGCGAGGGGGAAAGGTATTGGCACGATTAGGCACATTGAGGGAAGCGTTTGCGGGATAGCGAGGCGGGGCAGGAGGCACACGCTCTTTAGGACCTTCCATCTTCACTTCTGAACTAGCCCAAGTGTCAGCCACATAATGGGTAGCAGGGGCCCTCGGTTTAGGCACAGGATATGCTCGAGAATGGAGGTAGGAAGCGACGACTTTGTTCTTCAAGCGAGCCTTCGATCGGTCCATGTTCTTGCCCGTTTTTATAAGAGTGACCATGCTAGTGAAGATGTGCGAGTCTAGCTCGCTGTTGTACACGTCATTTAGGTTATCAAGCATGAGGTCGATCTGGGCCTGTTCCGAAGGCGGGGTGTCAATGTCGGACACCCCTGCCCTCCACCTATTGAGGAATGATTCAAACGTCTCCTTCTCGCCTTGCTTGATGTACTTTAGATCCCTTTCTGTGATCTCTTGAGAAATATACATCTTGTACCTTTCCGCAAAGGCGTCCCCCAGCTCTTTGACAATCGTGCAGCGTGAGATTCGGTTCCGCAAGTACCACCTCAATGCCTTCCCGGTCAAATATCGAGAGAATAGACGAAGCAGGGTTAGCATGTCGAAGTGTAGAGGACCCATTGCATCAATGTAATTATCGAAGAACAGGGTTGGGTCTTCGGTCCCAGTGAATTTCCCGATATCCGGCAATAGTAAGTCATGGGGAACGGTCCCCTTCTCGGCCTCGCGGAGACCTTTCTCCCAGTCATGAACAATTTTTTGGGATCCCCCTTGAGAGATCTGATTCAGTTGCACCTGCATCTTTTCCTGAGTGTCGGCGAGCTTGGACATCATAGCGTGGTACTCCGGCGGGTATTGAAAAGCTACGGTATGATTCACAGCGGGAACAGCTCGAGTTCACTTTTTACAGCAAGAGGAACTCTCTTTGTTGGTGGACAGCGAATCGCGACTATGGTTGTCAGTGTCTTCATCCTCAGTGTCACCGTACCATGACGATCCTTCTTCTTTCTCCTCCTCAGAATGGGAACCATAACCTACAACAGAAGGATGACTAACACGATTCGTTGCTCGCGTGTTGCCGTGACGCATACCTTGGGGTTGCTCCTCCAGCGGAATTGGATTCGTGGTAAGAACGTCTCGCCGTGCACCCGGAGGTGAAGGAGCGACGGGCTGGGCTACCGTGGCTGAAGTAGGATCAGCTATGGTTTTTAGCAAGTTAGCGCTGATGACGTCCACATTTTCAGAGAGTCGGGTGACCACCAGCATCATGTTCTTCATCATATCACGCATGTCCTGCAACTCCGCAGCAGTAAGAGGTTGGGGACCCGAATAGGGAGTTTCAGCCATTTCGGGAATTGGGCTTGTAGACTTGGTGAATCGTCCAGTTGAAGGGTCTCTTCGAGGTGCCGTGGTGAATGAATAGAAGATCCTGAATGAACCAGCGCTCAATTAAATTGCTTGTTCATGTTAGAAGTTCtattttgaaacaaattcaTATTTACATACAAACACAATCgccatttttcatttttttttcataattatatcaACATCATGCAATAATGCTCCTAATCAATGAACGTTTGATTACGAAAGAGTCAACAAGTTTCTATAACCAGGGTTAACCATCTTATCATCAGAGTCTTAGAGTAGCATAAAAGACATACAACCATATTGAAACTTGCGCACGGGAAACTAAGAGATGACATGATAAATGCGAATTAAAGGATAAAAGTCTAGTCGGAAGCCTCCTCGGGGTCTGACTCATACTCCGAGTCAGACGCGCAGCTAGTGTCCCCCTCTGAATCACCAATGGGAGACTCCTCTAGCTCTTCCTCCCACTCCGACGGGCTCGTAGGGTCTTCGTCTGATGTCGGTAATGGAACCTCCTCCGGCTCCTCCTCCTGCTCCGACGGGCTTGTAGGATCCTCGTCTGAATCACCTATCTCCTGCATCGCGCCGGGCTCGTGAATCGGCAAAAACCTCCAAGGTCCCTCTTCATCGTCGAACGCATCATCGCCGGTGCCTGGATCTAATAAACCCTCAGAGCTACTCTAGGATGAGTCGTGAGAAATGCCACTAAACGGCAAAGTGCGCCTCATGTCCTCCTTAACGAGTCGGTCCCAATGCTCAGGCAATGGCTCGTAGTGCACAGTGTGGGTGAGATGGATGTACTGGGTGAGAAGGCCGGCAGTGATAGGCCCTTCGTTGATGGGTCGAGCGTCCTCTAACGGAAAAAGGGACCACTGACCGAACTGAAGATACAACAGGCGGGTACAATACAATGTAATCTCCTCGAGGCCGACGAGCATCATAAAGGGAGAGAAGGCCATACCAATCATCATACGGCGAGAATGGCAAGCCGTAGACACAAAACGTATAACGTGGTTCTCTTTAATAGAATGAGCGATCTGAGTGGAGCGCAGCCTACGCACTAGTCTAGAGATGGGAGTAATGATCAGTCCGAGGTCCGGGCAAGGAAGGAAACACAGCTTCTCAAGGAACCACAGGTAGAGGACTAGAGGGGACCCACGCTGAGACATAACAGGGGGAGAAGAGGGGGAGCGGTCCACACCCATCATGGTCTCAGCCAAAATGCAGTCGGTGAGGTCATCCCTCTCGCCTATGCCGAGGACAATCTGAAGGATGCGGGCTGAAGGACGGTAGGACTCCTCTGGCCTGAACAGGAGTTGGGCTAGGAGGATAACCAGCAGTTTGCGCCTGGCCATTGGAACATCATCGAGATGAGCATCGCGCAACCTAAGATCCTGCCACATACGTAAATTTATGCACCCATTTCTTACTAAGAAACGGGAAGTATGGTCGTCATGGCCGAAAAAGTTGGCGAGAATCTCGGCAGAAGGTGGGACCTCCTTAGGTGCGAGAAGAGTACGAAGGTTGGCAATAGGGCTACACAGGATGGCGCGAAACTCCTCTATAGTAGGCGCAATGTGACGAGTGCTAATACGATAAGTGTGAGTACAACGGTCCCAGCGCTGCTGCATATGGAGCATCAACGATGTGTCGATCTCTATATGCGGGAGTGTGAAGAAATCCCTAAGAACATGATCGGAGTAAGACTCTCCGGCAGCATGGTACTCTGCCATGCATGCGTCAAAGACCTCTCGTGGCAACAGAGCCATGATCTGAAAGATAATTTTGGAGATAGTTAGTTAGACTTCCCTTTTTTCAAACGTTCATTCTCTAAAATGAATGCATCCAAATAACTCGATTATCATGAACATAAATAGCAAGCAAACAGACAAATATAGTTTGCACGATTGTGGCGACGACCCGTGTCGTCGCTCACACAATAACAAACATGTCATAACTCACAAAATGAGTAAAGATAAACCCCACGATGCATCATCTAATATGACGCGATAGTTTAATACAATATGAACCAACATTCATGTACACAAACCTCTTTGCACACATAACATGGTAGTAAGAATAACAGGGTGTGGATGAAATACAAATGAAAACTCTTAAAGCAAAAGACTAGTCCTCTGAAATGAAAATCCTCTCATCCGACTATCTAAACTCCAAGCAATGCCCACCAGGCTCCCCGTCTTCCTTGCTGTTGAAATCGATGTCGATAATCCCTTCAAAGGCAAGCTGATAGAGTGAGTGCGCGTGGAAGATAACATTGGCCTGCTCCGCGAGAATGGAGATGGATGCGACGGTTTCCCACACATACAAGTAAGTGCTAAAGGCCTCCAGGGGGACCAGATCCTCATCGGCGGGGGACGCATACCTCCACGAAGACATATGGGCCATCCCATACTGACGAAACAAGAGGACGGTGACGTAGAATGTAGTGCCTCTAATCCCAAGACCCAGATG is a window of Impatiens glandulifera unplaced genomic scaffold, dImpGla2.1, whole genome shotgun sequence DNA encoding:
- the LOC124918551 gene encoding uncharacterized mitochondrial protein AtMg00860-like, whose translation is MLGFLITQRGIEVDPSKIAAITAMPTPRNEREVRGFLGKIQYISRFISKLTSTCDPLFKLLKNDQKFVWSDACQHAFDKVKAYLQSPPILMFPRPGVPLILYLTVTESSMGSMLAQENENKEEVAIYYLSKRMTGY